In Brachionichthys hirsutus isolate HB-005 chromosome 20, CSIRO-AGI_Bhir_v1, whole genome shotgun sequence, the genomic stretch GTCGAAAGAAACGACAGTTCGGCCTGCGTAAATAAATTCATTGATAAATGGATACTTTGAAACAGAGAGATCTCAAGACTATAATCTGGGTTTTTATGTGAAAGTTAAATTACATGACTTCAGAGCAGCGACTCACCCTGAGCCTGAAGCTGGGCCGTCGTACCGAGAGAGCGCGCCCCTGACACACGGAGAGAAATATTCCTCATCACCCAGAAGTCAACGATTTTTTAAAAGCTAAAGCAAACTAGCACTGATACTATTCACAGACGAGCTGCACAACTTGAACAAAGTGACTTAACGTTTTGCAGTtgatagaaaacatagtatgaagaagaagaagaagaaaaaacatgcattggtgtgtttctgcgtgtctCGCATGCACTACAGCTTAACAGATTTGTTTCTTCTTACCAACCCGCATCGCCCAGGGGGGGCTGATGGAGCAGCTCCTCATCGTGTTCCGCAGCATGGAAGTCATCATATCCTGCAGGAAAAACTATTTGCATTATCGATCCAAAGTTTGGACTAAGGATTcgatacatttaaaatgtttgtcagAATTCTTATGTTTCCATTAACAGCATTTTGCTGTTATTAGAAACATAAGAATAGAACATAAGAGCCACCAGACACGCTTACTTGCATTCTATTTTAAGTTTAAAGCAAGAATATGTATTATACAATATAATTATAGCCATATATTTATCTTCATGCTATCATTACTAGAACGGTCACCCCGCCCCACCCCCCTGACGTTTCTCTGACTCTGACCTTTCACCCAGATTCCCCAAAGGAGAATGTCAAAAACTGAAACGCAGATTCACACTGTAGCGCTTAAAATCATTTAcccaagtacaaaaaaaaaatctgatcaatTCTATGGCGTAAATGTGAATCTCTAATTCAAATTTGCGAGACATTCAAGCTAGAGGCAAGACGCAAGCTAAGAAAGCTAGGTTAGCTTGTACCGCAGCTTAACTTTCCACTGAAGTCATGAAGTCTATTATTCTCTGCTTGAAACGACGAGGCTAATTTTCGCTGGACACGCAACACTTTGCCTCTTTAAAGTTTTAAAGACGAGTTGTGAACAGCAGCCCGAGACTGAGGCATACCTGTAGCGGTTTCGCCGTCACCGTGTCCCCGTCCGACGACTGAGCAGAAGtcccgtttcttcttcttcttctgtggttctgaACTGTTGTAACTAGCTTCCACTcgcattaccgccacctagAGCACTGGAGTGTAACGCAGCGGCTGCAGCCCAGACGTACAGTTTGTTCTTGAGGGGGACAcaggtttgtttttccatttataaAACAAACTTATGGACCAATTTATCTTCGATTTAAGAAGAGATTTATTGAAATATATAGAATAGTTTATAATAGATTTAATCTACTTCATCAACAAAATGAACTCTCAGATTTAcggccatttaaaaaaatcagtaaaaggtgagaaattacaaaataatttttgCTCAACTAACCCAAGAGGTTATTCTTTCAATAAATGGAAAATCACAACAGTGTTTTAACGTCCGATAAAGCACcctttattaaaattaaattccagATCTTTTcttcttaaaatgttttctgcGTGTTTTTGTAATGCGTAATGAAGACGATTAGCTCCTGTTGCTCTTCCTACGTCTCAGTgtaaatgaatttattattatgcatAGCTACATCCAGAATATCTGAACACATGATCTGAGGTACCTTTTAAGAACTTCATTTCTGAGTCAAAACGTTTACGTATCTGTCAACAGACAGAGGGATAATTCTATAAATAAACATGTCAAATAGTCTCCATAAAGACAACTGTATGTCAAGATTTGGTTCACTGAATTATTGATCAGTACCAATAAAacttctggatttttttttctttatagcTTTTTCTTATCTCCTAGCAACCACTTTGTTAATCCCCAATTAAAAGATATCAAGGTTTATGATGAAGACCTCTCTCGTCCTGAACGGAACCATTCTGTATCACAACTGTTGTTAAACGTCAACCATACATGCTGTAAAACCCTTAATGCCTCTCATACATCACATTAAACCCCCACAGTGATGTGAAATAGGAAATAAGTAGAAATTATCTTCatttgtcaaaatatttttttaatggaaaatgaaTGTTTCCCCCTCTTGTAAGATTTTCTGTGGGGAAAGTCACACAAATCCCATGTTGTGCTCTTCTTCATATAGAAATGTGTTAGTACACAAGCCCCAGTCTGTGGCGCAGACAGGAAATATGCAGTTCTACAGTTTTACCACAGGGTGGCGGGTTTTCTCTTCGAAGTCTGAGGATGAGTCCGCTGGGCTTTGCAGCCAGTTCGTCACAGTGGAAGGCACATTCAAGAGGGCTTGGTAGCCAACAGGCacagtacagtgtgtgtgtgtgtgtgtgtgtgtgtgtgtgtgtgcatgtgtgtgggtgcgtgtgttaCATTTTGGGCCTCCAGCCCTGTATAAACTGTATGATTTTGGTGACATGGAGTCGGCTCAGGTGGAAGTCATGTGACAGGATGTCCTCAGTCAGCTGCACCAGGAGGCTGCCGTCAATTCGCTCCCTCTGGAACACGCCCACTGCCGCCTCTGATAGGCCGATGAACCGCAGGCAGGCCGACACTTCCTCCAATGACAGCGCAGACAGATCAGCGGGAGGCCGCCAGGTGGGGTCAGGAGGCAGTGACAGCCCTTCAGCGGGTCCTGCGGGCGTCCCACCGCCCTCGGCGCCTCTACTCGACTCTGATGTGGGGTTGGAGGCGGGCTCTGGGGAAGGGCAAGGCGACTGGCGGTTGAAGGGGTTCAATGCCCCAAAGGGAGCGAACCGACTCTGTGGAGGTGCCGGCCTGAGACGAGGTCCAGAGGGGGTGAAGCAGTCCGCCCACGGCTCGGCCCAGGTGGCCTGCGCCGGCTGGGGATTGGCTGTGATGTCTGCAGGGGTGGCACAGATTGGCTCAGGACTCACGGGGTTAGGGGCGGGGCATTCTGCCCAGGAACATGGGTAACAGTAGAGGGAAGTATTCGGAGAGGGCGAGCAGCTGGAACAGAGAAGTGGAAAGTGACATTAGCTTAGCAATGAGCACAGAGGCCGAGCTAATGCTAGCTCAGGCTCAGCAGGAAGAGGATCGGCCTCGTTTTCCCAGCTTTGCGGTGAAGCAATCGTTTGTTGCTCGTCTTCTTGAGAGCGCCTCGCCGTACCTGTCCTGAAGTCCAGAGGAGTAGAAGGAGAGGTTCGGCCTCAGAGAGCAGGAGGTTTTAGAGAACCGAGGTGGAACGGGAGGGCTGGGCGCCGGACTGGAGATGGAGCCTCCTTTAGAGGAGCGAGGAGGCACCGGAGGGGCGATCAAGTAGCGACACTCCTCTCTTacctacacacacgcagagagagatagagagaaatgagggctacagcagcaaaaacaaacgtTGACTccttaaactaaactaaaagagGCTTAATTGTGTGCAAGTccgcgcgtgcacacacacacacacacacacacgcacgcacgcacgcacacacacagagtttctTGGCAGCCTAAATATCAGGGGCTGAAAAAGCGGCCTGTGTGGCAGGGTATAATCCAGCTGCATAGCAGAGTTcatcacccacacacacttcctgcagCGCTGGCGTCACTTTAAAGGTCCcgtattatgaaaaactcactttccccacgtttctacactattctggtgagtTCGGCTCCTTATAAATGCAGCTCAGCTAATTCATCGCatcatgtgtgcatgtttaataAAAGTGGTGCCTCCTTTCAACACGCGGTTTATGAAAGCCTGACCCTGTGGTTGCTATGGTTACTATACATCTAACATGAAAGGTAAACACAAGAGCCCAGATTTATTTCTCCATCCCAGTTCTGGATTGCacaggaaggatggatggaaaagcGACACCTGGTTCTGTATTCACCTGCATCCTCGGTGGTGACGTGTGTATCCCTTCACTGTGGGTGTACGACAGCCTTTCcaggaagcgtgtgtgtgtgtgtgtgtgtgtgtgtgtgtaaacgtgGTCAATGAGGTCTAAAAGCTGCAGTTCATGAATAATTCAAGCCAGACATCCTGACTTGTAGCAACCGGACGCTGGCGTGGACGGATGAGACGGATGAGAGGCTGCGGGGCGGGAGGAGGACGCAGACTCACAGCATCAGACTTTGGAGGTACGGGTGGCGGCGTCGACACTCTGGTCAACACGGCGGCGACGGAACCGTCACATGAAGAAGACGAGTGGAACGAGATGATGTTCGGCTCCTTCCCCGAGCCctctgcgctctgattggtccagagTTCCTCATAAGGGATTTCCTCGCTGATCCTCATTTCAGCCTCGGTCCATTCAGGAGTCACATACTCCCGTTCCTCGCCTGGCCCCTCCCCCAAACGGTCTCCGAGAGAGCCCCCGCAGTGCTGCGATAGGCCGTCGGAGACCCCGCCCCCGTAGCCGCACgtggacaggtgctgcagcGCCGGCGCCAAAGAGTCCTGGGCGGAAACGCACACGCGGGAGCGCCGAGGGCTCACGCACTCCTCCGACATGCACTCCAGCTCCGGCCGAGTTTCCCTCACGGCGCGCGAGTAGGCGTCTGGGTCGAAAGCGTGCCGGAGCAGGAGGCTCTCCAGCGCCGCCGTGTGGACGGAGGCCTCGGCCACGTTGAAGCGGGGCATGCAgcgcagcagcaggaagtgggagGGGGAGACTTCCTGCCGGCGGAGCACCATGCAGAGCACCACCGTCTTGCTGACGATGTTGAGCAGCTTGTACCGATGGCCGTCTCGGACCGCGTGGCGGTCGTAGGGGTTCCGCGGCGGTCGCGAAGGCACGGACACGTTGACGGGGAGGCGAACCCTCTCGATGATGCTGCGCACTGTGTGCTCCCCTCCCAGCATGCCTTGCTCGAGGGGCGAACGTGTGCAAAACCGGCCATGGCAGCCGAAGGGCAGGCTgatgctctgattggtccgatGGTTCATACAGACCAGGCAGGGGGTTTTaccttgaagggggggggggggggggcagaacgaTGGATTAGCAAAGGTCGCATGGAAACAACAAACCCAACATACCTAAAATGGAGGGCGGCACCATTTCTGTGGGCGGGAACCTCCGAGGAAATGCTGCTCCCTTTAAAGTAGACAAAGATCTGAAAAGGTGCTGCAGGAGTTTTCTGGTATCTGtagttttaatatttgtctttttagcCAATCATCCACGGCGAGGAAttaactcctccccccctctTTCCAACCGAAGCACGACTCTCAGTAACGTTTATCTCAACACTTTGGCCTTACTTACTTCTAGGAGTCTTTCCCAGCCGTCTCAGGAGCGCACTCAGCCCCGTCTTTTCCTTAGAGGGCGTGGCACAGAGAAGCTCCGCCTTCCCCATGAGCGACAGCTCGTCGCCAGCCTGCAGCGTGAAGCTGTAGGGCTCGCTGTCCTCGCTGAACTCCCCCGAAACCACCTACAGCACACATTAGAGACGGATACGAGCGCATGATCACGAATtatgaagcaaaataaaatatgcgAGCGTGTTACGACCACGAACCTTGACGCTAAAATTAATCGTCTCCATGACGAAGACCCGGTCAGGGAAGACTCCGGCTATTTCCTCCACGCTGGAAAAATACTGGACCGGATCCCTGAcgtctctgtcttcatccaACAGTTTAAACTTCCCTACAGGGAAGATGGAAGGAGGGCAGGGGAGGAAAAACGGTGGAGGCGAAAGAAAGAtgggagaagaagaataaattaaagggcccagaggatgaggaggaagagaagcaggaggaaggagtcTTAGTgcaagcacgcacacgcacacgcacacacacacacacacacacatccaaagtAGATACCATTTGAAAGAGATGAACACCTCCGTGACCTACGACCTGGCACCGGCTCCGGCCAATCAACAGGCGACAGGGTTGGCATGACAACCCATAAAGGAGCCCCATTCTCACGCAGCGCAGAGGCACATCACCATGGAGATACTCACACGTTACACTTCCACAtacaagtctctctctctctctctcttgcccgTCCCCTCCTCCATCTGGGAGTCTCTCACACTCGTGCACGCCGGCCGGCCGCGGTCGAGTCGTCGCGTTTGTTTCGTTTACACTGGGAAATGCTTTTTGGTTTCATGCTGCAAAGAAGCATTTCAGGAATTCCCAAATCAGTCAGCggttaaagcccccccccccccccccatcatcatttACTCTTATTTGCACGTAAGCGGTGAAGCGCTCCAAGGAATTGGAAGTCTTTGTGCACGTCGGGGAAACAGAGGAAAAGTGAGGCGGAGCGGAATACCAAACTCCACAAtcctccccccacctcctccctcccccctcctccccctcctcccacctcctccctcctcccctctccgcaCCAACTGCTGCTAGTTCTGACATTGCGAGGGTGTCTTTGGCGCCTCTTGCTTCCCTGAAACTCACtcattcagctttttttttttttgttagtcaTTCCTCTCACTGGtgaacagagagggagggggggaggagcatCCTGCTGTCCATCCCCGGGGGGGGAAACCTATATTGCTCTCCTCCTAAGCTTATTTAGACTTCCTGTATGAGGTCATCACACTCAGACATTACCTCATCGCCGCCGATGGCGTCCgattcagcagcagctcaccTGTCGCACTTAAAGAGACACAAACGCAGCTCCGCGCTTTAATGAGCTGAAGGGCGGCTTTGGGAATGCCTGATCAAAACGGAAAAGGATGTAACGCTGTTTAAAAATCACACTTAAATGTCCAAAAGGACAATGATCTCAGCGtcccgaccccccccctcccactcccacgCCAGTCTCTTTTCAGGGAGAGTGGCGGAAGTCGTGTGAGGTGACATCAGCGTTCCCATCAGCGAAGGAAACGACAAGGAGGAGGCATTAGGGTCGAGTTACACGGAGAACGATGCGACCGATCGGACCAATGAGATTGAGCGCCGATGAGGTCATCGTGATTAGACTCATTCAGCAGGAAGATGGCAGGTCAAAAGGTCACGGCACGTAGTTATCCTGAGAGCGTCTGATTTATGCTCCATTATTAAACCGGAAGGTAAAGTTTTCCTGCAGAACAGATAAAAAGATCAAACAGACTCCGGCATCCAAGGCACGAGTCGACCTTTGAGGGGCTTGAACCCACAACACGGTTCTGACTGATATGATGCTCGTGTGAaactcccaccccccccccccgtctctagAATGAATCCTTCCTGATGCCGGGAGGTTTTTGGTTCTGCTTCACGTTACGCCTCGACGTGACCTTTTGAATGTTCCTTTCCGAGCTCGTGACCAAAGCTCACGAATCCCGCCGAAGACGAGGAGGTCGTCCCGCCGCTGTTGGGAGAGCGTGTTGCCGTTCAACCCCAGCCGGGACTGAGGCAGACTCGCATCGGAGTGTTTATCGTGGCTGCAAACTGCACGGCTTTCAGCTAAGGTTCATCTCGCCTGAGTGACGACGAAGTCGAGTGAATTCAATCCTGACAGTTTGACCAGGAGGAAGGACAAACACTTCCTCAGTAGTTTAACGGCAACGCCTCTCCGGTTGTTCTGCTTTGCCGGtgccgtgtgcgtgtgtgtgtgtgtgtgtgcacgcacgctCACCTTGGTATTGCAGAGGGATGTCTATCTTGGGACCGATGACATAGTGTCCCTCCTCCAAGCTGTGGGCGGTCACTGTGGTCCACTGGCGGCAGGAGTGCAGCAGAACCACGTCGTCCTCCGAGAGACCCTCCACGCATTCAGCTAACAGTAGCACACAGGAGCTAATTAATAGTGCAcaaatactgtgtgtgtgggggggggggggggcaataactTCTGCTGTATTTAAGTTCCTAAGGTTGCACTAAGAAGCGCAGcgtgggcacacacacacacacacacaaatgctttCAGAGTTCTGTGCCCATAATTACCGTCATCGGTGACGATCCAACCGGCAACCGGCTATtagccctcacacacacacacacacacacacacacacacacacacacacatacctcaCGTTCACTCACACACTTCTCACGTGATACGCAAATTGTTCTGCTTCCTGACAGGTTAGAAACTTTCACAGATGAGTCGCATTTTCCTTTAATCAGTCGTGGTTATTGAtaattctgtttgtttgttaatatAGACACAACATCAATGgctagaaaataaatacagacgTTGCAGTTAAATGGTTTTCACTGGGAACGTATGTAATGTTCATTTCAATATAACCTTTCAGCTTCACAAATAGGAAATCAGTCTGGATCTGTGTCACCTCTAAGCGACATCTTGTAATAAAGACAGTAATAAAGAGGGTAATAAAGAGGGGTACTTTGTATTACTGCATTGTGCCACACTGCATATGAACTCCTCCCATTGCATTCATTCTGGATTATGAATCTGAatttaaacaacaaaaagttCCAGAATCTGCATCCatacatcaaaataaaaaatgcttttgaTTCTTCAATGACCCAAAGATCCAATCttattacaaaaacacaccacCAAAATGCATCTCGACTGTAAAAGATATCatgtcaacaagtaaacaaacaaaagccttTCCCTTCGCGCGCGCAGCATCGACGTCAGGTGCGTAAAGTCAGGTGCGTAAAGTCGGGTGCGTAAAGtcagggaggggcggggcgCGTCTCATCTCTGCTGCGGGGTCTCATCCACCAAGTGAAATGAGGTTTTCCTGCTCCTTAGTATTCACCGCGTTCAGATTACATCGTTTACATATGAAAGGAATCGAGCAGCACTCCAGCAGCACAACAGACACTTTGTGTCTTTCCGGGCGTCGTTTGGACCGGAACAACTTTGGCACGGACCGGACACCCGTCGGACCCGTTCCCAGAGCGCGGGCAACAAATCCGGCGGATCGGATAAGCGCGTTgacggcagcagaaacatttCACTCATAAATAGAAAAGCCGCCGCAGAAGTTTCACAATGGCTCCCGTTAAAGCGCGCGCGTCCAGGAATAAACACGCGCTGCTGAATTAAGATCAATAACGGATATCAAGCGATGTGcgcttcaaaataagagcaccGTGTGGttgaaacacacaaagtgtgCAGCTTCTCTCACGTTTAGTCTCATTAAACCATTAGTGCATGAAATATTTCACTGGGTCGTATTTTAGCTGCTCGTTTTAGGAGAAACTCAGATGTCAACAAGTAACTATTGAGTTTAATTAGTTCGTTTAAATTCTGTTCCACTAATAGATGCTCTCTATTGACATGCAACTAATTAAAATTCTAACCGCTTCCAAGGAGGAAATGTTCTCACCCGTGTCTCGTTTGTCTCTAGGTTGGTTGATTGACTTGCATTCAAATACAGGGATGGAGCCAGGAATACATTACAAGATAgaccttattattattttattttttttgctattttgtTTGACTTCTTAAGGAACATTTCCTGGATTTTAATGCAAGAAATTGTTAAATATACAAGTTTGAGTTTGGATCGCACAGTGCACAGTCGTCTCACAGCGAGAAAGTCGCAGGTTGAAATCCAAATTGCGGCTTTTCTGtgaggggtttgcatgttctccccccgtgtctgcgtgggttctcaatCGGGTTCTCGgtcgggttctccggcttcctcccacacacCCCAAAACATATAGCTTCACCAGGTCGTTATTGGAAAAGATAAGtcattctcaattaacttatcTAGTTATATAAAAAGTTGAGGTGTGTATgctgataaatatatatattattattatttttagcttttATAGCGTTATGGCACGtcagatttattttgaaagttcaaCAGGAAGACGAGCTTTTTCCTGACAGCTGATTCTTAGTAAACTCCTTTAAACACAACAAAGCTCAAAAACAACGCACTTATGAGTTCTgtcccccccggggggggggggggggggggtccgcttCTTACCGTGGGCCAGGCGCACCAGGGTCGGCAGACGGAACTTGCTGACCACCGTGTCCAACGGCAGCGCCAAAGGGCCCCAAGTGATCTCCGACAGACTGGCGGAGAGCTTCTCCATCCTCCCGGGTCATCACGGTACCGGAGATAACGGtgccggggaggaggaggaggacggcggtGCTGCAGCGTCAAAGAGTTTCGCCATGTTTGAAATCCAGGAGAGACGGAACGCAGTCGGTGCGCGCGAGACGGCGCGCGCCCGAGCCGCGTTTCATTCCACCGCTCTGTCATTCAGTGCGAGCTCACCGCCCACGCGcccacgcgcacacgcacacatagaGAGGCAGGCTCCACCAAGTCTGTCAAACTTAAGATTTTTCTGGAGTTTATCATTAACAATGAGGTCGAGTATCGATCACAGATATTTAGAAGTCGATTACctgcccccgcccccttccCCCCATCATGTAAATAAATCCATCGATCAACTCGTTGGTATGATCGTCAGAATTCACATCCCGAAAAAACCCAGGAGGTTCAACaacgtctgccccccccccaaactggaGTCTCCAGCCAACCCACTCCCAGCCCAATGACCCGAACTGTAAACAGAACTGATTGATCTGTAatcaaccccccgcccccccccccccccccccccaatccggATGCCGTCATCCTGTGGAACACAACCCGGAGCGAGCGGCTCACCCGAAGGCTAAACGCGGCAGTTCTTACATTTATTTAGTTGAAATGTAAACCCTCACCGTTATTCATCGGCTATCAATAGTTCACTCATTCTGCGCGGGAGCGTCTGTTTACTGACCCAACCAAAGGGCATCAACAACTATACATTAACATCAAACACTGGCCACGTTAATAATCATAcgttctttttttaatacagaACTGAAACACCGAATATCATCTGTGGTTCAAATTTCCTGCTACGTATTAATCCGTTAGGAAATCGTGGTGCGCAAACGGGCTTTACGTAAATTGTCGAACCCCTTTTTAATGACATTCAGGCTgccgaaacaaaacaaaagaaagaagtgTTGGACAGCAACTTTATTAGATCCatattaacaacaacaaaaaatcatATCAATCTGGACTTCGGGACGAACAGCCGGGGCGTCATCTCATAGCAGGTGGGCAAGTGTGGTGGAGAGCTCAGTGGGCGGGCTCTGTAAAAAGATAAAAGAGAAGTCAAGGATTTAGTGTCCGCTAGCAGTTTCATCTGAACTTAGTCCCGAAATAAGAGCTTTATGTCGAGGAAATTATCTCTAGATGTTTATTAATATGCGAATTCCTATTTACTTTAGTTTTCAATTTTGTTTGACAGAATTGCATTCGTCCATCGTGACCCTACGAAAGTTCCAACATGAATAATCTACAGACAGAGCAACGCAAGACAAATGGCGAAAATCTCTTCTGTCACAATAAGATTCCCCTTAAAACATCGAGGATATTTAGGGATACATTTCTCTGTTTTCTCACAATAATCACTGCCCAAAGCTAAATCTTAATATACAGTACggatcaataaaatgtttgtttactTACTGTCCTTCACGGCCTTCTTACCTGAAATATAAAAAGGAACAGATGTGATGCTAAGTCTAATTAACCCACTTCACTGAGAAATATTTCCATACACATCTAGACTAGTTGCATTCTATCACTACGTGCCCAACAGAAGTATCCACTCACCCCCATAAGAGATTTTGTAGTACAAGTACGTCATGATGCCGATGCCAACCCATATTTCCTTGTTTGCCTTGTAATACGGGCCCATCGTCCTCCACCACCCCGCTAGCGTGCCTCCAGTCATCTGTGGGACACAGGACCGATAGATACCCTAACTCAGTACCAGGCGTTCTCTCAATGGAGAGGAGAATCAGGATGTTTAGTTCGTCATAACAGGGTTTTCTTGGGGGGTCGTAATTCCAGCATATTTATAGCAAGTCATTACTTTTGACTGACTTTAAGAAACCGGTTGTACGTTcggttgtacatattatgtgtctttttattttattgttattttgcatctgtggagtaatttatttttattggcattgttaaatgtcgatgatttatgtacgaaggactttcaacggaaacaagaccgcaagggcttttttgaaatgctcctctgagacaggatgtttgactgtacttgtactgtaatacatgctactctttgactgtacttgtactctaacattctatct encodes the following:
- the gareml gene encoding GRB2-associated and regulator of MAPK protein 2, which translates into the protein MEKLSASLSEITWGPLALPLDTVVSKFRLPTLVRLAHAECVEGLSEDDVVLLHSCRQWTTVTAHSLEEGHYVIGPKIDIPLQYQGKFKLLDEDRDVRDPVQYFSSVEEIAGVFPDRVFVMETINFSVKVVSGEFSEDSEPYSFTLQAGDELSLMGKAELLCATPSKEKTGLSALLRRLGKTPRSKTPCLVCMNHRTNQSISLPFGCHGRFCTRSPLEQGMLGGEHTVRSIIERVRLPVNVSVPSRPPRNPYDRHAVRDGHRYKLLNIVSKTVVLCMVLRRQEVSPSHFLLLRCMPRFNVAEASVHTAALESLLLRHAFDPDAYSRAVRETRPELECMSEECVSPRRSRVCVSAQDSLAPALQHLSTCGYGGGVSDGLSQHCGGSLGDRLGEGPGEEREYVTPEWTEAEMRISEEIPYEELWTNQSAEGSGKEPNIISFHSSSSCDGSVAAVLTRVSTPPPVPPKSDAVREECRYLIAPPVPPRSSKGGSISSPAPSPPVPPRFSKTSCSLRPNLSFYSSGLQDSCSPSPNTSLYCYPCSWAECPAPNPVSPEPICATPADITANPQPAQATWAEPWADCFTPSGPRLRPAPPQSRFAPFGALNPFNRQSPCPSPEPASNPTSESSRGAEGGGTPAGPAEGLSLPPDPTWRPPADLSALSLEEVSACLRFIGLSEAAVGVFQRERIDGSLLVQLTEDILSHDFHLSRLHVTKIIQFIQGWRPKM